One segment of Eschrichtius robustus isolate mEscRob2 chromosome 3, mEscRob2.pri, whole genome shotgun sequence DNA contains the following:
- the CSRP1 gene encoding cysteine and glycine-rich protein 1 encodes MPNWGGGKKCGVCQKTVYFAEEVQCEGSSFHKSCFLCMVCKKNLDSTTVAVHGEEIYCKSCYGKKYGPKGYGYGQGAGTLSMDKGESLGIKHEEGPSHRPATNPNAAKFAQKIGGSERCPRCSQAVYAAEKVIGAGKSWHKSCFRCAKCGKGLESTTLADKDGEIYCKGCYAKNFGPKGFGFGQGAGALVHSE; translated from the exons ATGCCGAACTGGGGAGGAGGTAAGAAGTGTGGGGTGTGCCAGAAGACGGTGTACTTCGCTGAAGAGGTTCAGTGCGAAGGCAGCAGCTTCCACAAATCCTGCTTCCTGTGCA TGGTCTGCAAGAAGAATCTGGACAGCACCACCGTGGCCGTGCACGGCGAGGAGATTTACTGCAAATCCTGCTATGGCAAGAAGTACGGGCCCAAGGGCTACGGCTACGGGCAGGGCGCGGGCACGCTGAGCATGGACAAGGGGGAGTCGCTCGGCATCAAGCACGAGGA GGGCCCCAGCCACAGGCCCGCCACCAACCCCAATGCGGCCAAGTTTGCCCAGAAGATCGGCGGCTCTGAGCGCTGCCCGCGGTGCAGCCAGGCCGTCTACGCCGCCGAGAAGGTGATTGGTGCTGGGAAG tcCTGGCATAAGTCCTGCTTCCGGTGCGCTAAGTGCGGCAAAGGCCTCGAGTCCACCACCCTGGCCGACAAGGATGGCGAGATTTACTGCAAAG GATGCTATGCTAAAAACTTCGGGCCCAAGGGCTTCGGCTTTGGGCAGGGAGCTGGGGCTCTGGTCCACTCTGAGTGA